A single genomic interval of Nerophis ophidion isolate RoL-2023_Sa linkage group LG11, RoL_Noph_v1.0, whole genome shotgun sequence harbors:
- the LOC133561809 gene encoding leucine-rich repeat and immunoglobulin-like domain-containing nogo receptor-interacting protein 1: MFVESAVRWAALGVLLQAGLQASAESCPPRCVCPDEATEVICSGKHLNTIPEGFSGDARRLDLSYNKIRTVGRRQFSGLPQLQELDLSENLISMIEVDAFQGLQNLRTLRIKNNRLKIIPVGVFSGLSGLRFLDLSQNEILVFLDYTFKEMVNLQTLEADENDLVFISQRAFVGLQSLQELNIDRSNLTSIPTEALSQLQSLMRLRMLRLTISTLPNNAFRRLHRLQTLIMVSWPTLDTMASNSLIGLNLTALVISNCNLSAVPYSALRHLVHLRFLDLSYNPITVIQSNLLGDLLRLQELHLVGGNLLRIEPGAFRGLTYFRMLNVSSNHLTTLEESTLHSVGNLQVLRLDGNPLACDCRLLWVVRRRLRLNFGGHQPTCSTPDTVRQREFRDFSEKELPRLFTCRPTRILDRRPQEARVEEGATVLFSCKADGDPAPSFTWISSHKTKVSSTGRIRVLPNGTLEVRYAQVHDSGTYQCLASNAAGNDSLTVGLYVKAVAQNRTIPFFTEEDWLEPLVPQATNSSAETAKPYPFDAKTLIIATTMGFLSFLSSVAICFVFMFFWSQSKGQIKHTATIDFVPRSSMGGGGDGGDGGRFTMKLI; this comes from the coding sequence ATGTTTGTGGAGTCTGCAGTTCGATGGGCAGCGTTGGGCGTCCTGCTGCAGGCCGGACTGCAGGCGTCCGCAGAAAGTTGCCCTCCACGGTGCGTGTGTCCAGACGAGGCGACTGAAGTCATCTGCTCCGGCAAACATTTGAACACCATCCCAGAGGGTTTTTCCGGCGATGCAAGGCGTCTGGATTTGTCCTACAACAAGATCAGGACTGTAGGGCGCCGGCAGTTCTCTGGCCTCCCGCAACTTCAAGAACTCGACCTCAGCGAGAATCTAATCTCTATGATTGAGGTGGATGCTTTCCAGGGACTACAGAACCTCAGGACACTTCGGATTAAAAACAATCGACTCAAAATCATTCCTGTCGGGGTTTTTTCTGGCCTGTCCGGTCTACGATTTTTGGATCTGAGCCAGAATGAGATTCTGGTCTTCCTAGACTACACATTCAAAGAAATGGTGAACCTGCAGACGCTTGAGGCAGATGAGAATGACTTGGTGTTCATCTCTCAGCGGGCTTTTGTGGGTTTGCAAAGTCTGCAGGAACTTAACATAGATCGTAGTAATTTGACGTCTATTCCCACCGAGGCGTTGTCTCAGCTTCAGAGCCTGATGCGTCTCCGCATGCTCCGTCTCACAATTTCCACTCTGCCTAACAACGCTTTCCGTCGGCTGCACCGTCTACAAACCCTGATCATGGTCAGTTGGCCAACTCTGGACACGATGGCGAGCAACAGCCTGATTGGACTCAATTTGACTGCTCTGGTCATTAGCAACTGCAACCTCAGTGCTGTACCATACTCAGCACTTCGTCACCTGGTACACCTGCGCTTCCTAGACCTGTCCTATAACCCGATCACTGTTATTCAAAGTAACCTGTTGGGGGATCTCCTTAGACTCCAAGAGTTACATCTTGTCGGGGGTAACTTGCTACGTATAGAACCGGGGGCTTTCAGGGGCCTAACCTACTTTCGCATGCTTAATGTTTCCTCCAATCACCTCACGACTTTAGAGGAGAGCACCTTGCACTCAGTGGGAAACCTTCAGGTGCTCAGACTAGATGGGAATCCCCTAGCTTGCGACTGCCGCTTGCTATGGGTGGTACGTCGGCGATTGCGCCTGAACTTTGGCGGACACCAGCCCACGTGCTCTACCCCCGACACCGTGAGGCAGCGAGAATTCAGAGACTTTTCAGAAAAGGAGCTGCCGAGGTTGTTTACCTGCCGTCCTACCCGTATATTAGATCGTAGGCCGCAGGAGGCCAGGGTGGAGGAGGGCGCCACCGTTCTGTTCTCCTGCAAGGCTGATGGTGATCCAGCTCCATCCTTCACCTGGATCTCGTCCCACAAGACAAAAGTCTCTTCAACGGGAAGAATCAGAGTTTTGCCTAATGGTACTCTGGAAGTCCGGTACGCACAGGTCCATGACAGCGGAACCTATCAGTGCCTCGCAAGCAACGCTGCCGGCAACGACAGCCTGACAGTCGGCCTCTATGTAAAGGCGGTCGCTCAAAACCGAACTATCCCCTTCTTCACCGAGGAAGACTGGCTGGAGCCCCTGGTCCCCCAAGCTACCAATTCCTCAGCCGAAACGGCCAAGCCCTACCCTTTTGACGCCAAAACGCTGATCATCGCCACCACCATGGGCTTCTTGTCTTTCCTCAGCTCGGTGGCCATCTGCTTTGTCTTCATGTTCTTCTGGAGCCAGAGCAAAGGCCAAATCAAGCACACGGCCACCATTGACTTTGTTCCTCGCTCCTCCATGGGCGGGGGAGGAGACGGCGGGGATGGTGGGAGGTTCACCATGAAACTTATTTAA